From Streptomyces sp. TLI_105, the proteins below share one genomic window:
- the mppR gene encoding enduracididine biosynthesis enzyme MppR gives MTSSVLSRLRGYSLPLSPSGTSAMLTPPPWHFSGEVVMVDYRVDPAAAAAFLPPELDLGADPGRAAAVFAHWQWCSEPGTELADPGTSQFGEFLILLGCEYRGRPLARCPYAWVDQPVPLLRGWVQGMPKQFGELHQTRPMRVGKAGPLGSAAGTYHGTASTGGRRFVQASVSVTAPAAEPPALHTVPLVHSRVQPSWVTGEEPPVELVTSTVTGVEFSEVWSGDAHLEMFDVLDADFASLRPVSVGRGHVFGYAETLVSGRTLA, from the coding sequence ATGACCAGTTCCGTCCTCAGCCGCCTGCGCGGCTACAGTCTTCCGCTCTCCCCCTCCGGCACCTCGGCCATGTTGACTCCCCCGCCGTGGCACTTCTCCGGCGAGGTCGTCATGGTCGACTACCGCGTGGATCCGGCGGCAGCGGCGGCGTTCCTCCCGCCCGAGCTCGACCTCGGCGCCGACCCGGGGCGGGCCGCCGCGGTCTTCGCGCACTGGCAGTGGTGCTCGGAGCCGGGCACCGAGCTGGCCGATCCGGGCACCAGCCAGTTCGGCGAGTTCCTGATCCTGCTCGGCTGCGAGTACCGCGGCCGCCCCCTGGCCCGGTGCCCGTACGCCTGGGTCGACCAGCCCGTGCCGCTGCTGCGCGGCTGGGTGCAGGGAATGCCGAAGCAGTTCGGCGAACTGCACCAGACCCGGCCGATGCGCGTCGGCAAGGCGGGGCCCCTGGGCTCGGCCGCGGGCACGTACCACGGCACCGCGTCGACCGGAGGCCGCCGGTTCGTCCAGGCCTCGGTGAGCGTGACCGCTCCGGCCGCCGAACCGCCGGCGCTGCACACCGTGCCGCTGGTGCACAGCCGGGTCCAGCCGTCCTGGGTCACCGGGGAGGAGCCTCCCGTCGAGCTGGTGACCTCGACCGTCACGGGGGTCGAGTTCTCCGAGGTGTGGTCGGGCGACGCGCACCTCGAGATGTTCGACGTGCTCGACGCGGACTTCGCCTCGCTGCGACCGGTATCGGTCGGGCGCGGCCATGTCTTCGGATACGCCGAGACCCTCGTCTCCGGCCGGACACTCGCCTGA
- the mppP gene encoding enduracididine biosynthesis enzyme MppP, with protein MNRILPKVSAENLTQFETLALASPMNLADGHARQQLTAAQSKIVSELPDMWAEAVLRPVDEIEREAAESFFGMLGQHGHPFAAGRTLSCYSSSVAMEILARSLVTTTDAVALIHPTFDNIPDILRGVGLRLVPVEEESAHDEDLPAELLEQVGCVFITTPNNPTGRVMSEDRLRRLAEQCAEHGVVLALDTSFRGFDPAAQFDHYAVLDASGCRWVVIEDTGKLWPTLELKIGWLVRSADVDLPIEKIHSDILLGTSPLVLLLVKRFADDGADGGLAELQRTIADHRALVRAALDGVPDIAFVDEHARASVERLHVGSRLGMDVWSAVRSQSLYVLPCQKFHWARPQEGERMLRLALSRNPSTLLAGARVLRSALLDTSELQG; from the coding sequence GTGAACAGAATTCTGCCGAAAGTCTCCGCGGAGAACCTGACCCAATTCGAGACCCTCGCCCTCGCCAGTCCGATGAACCTGGCCGACGGACACGCGCGCCAGCAACTCACGGCCGCGCAGAGCAAGATCGTCTCCGAGCTGCCGGACATGTGGGCCGAGGCCGTCCTGCGCCCGGTGGACGAGATCGAGCGGGAGGCCGCCGAGTCGTTCTTCGGCATGCTCGGCCAGCACGGTCATCCGTTCGCCGCCGGGCGGACGCTGAGCTGCTACTCGTCCTCCGTGGCCATGGAGATCCTCGCCCGCTCGCTGGTCACCACGACCGACGCGGTGGCGCTGATCCACCCCACCTTCGACAACATCCCCGACATCCTGCGCGGGGTCGGCCTGCGGCTCGTGCCGGTCGAGGAGGAGTCGGCCCACGACGAGGACCTGCCGGCCGAGCTGCTCGAACAGGTCGGCTGCGTCTTCATCACGACGCCGAACAACCCGACCGGGCGGGTGATGAGCGAGGACCGGCTGCGCCGGCTCGCCGAGCAGTGCGCCGAGCACGGCGTGGTGCTGGCCCTGGACACCTCGTTCAGGGGCTTCGACCCCGCCGCGCAGTTCGACCACTACGCCGTGCTCGACGCGAGCGGCTGCCGCTGGGTGGTCATCGAGGACACCGGCAAGCTGTGGCCCACGCTCGAACTCAAGATCGGCTGGCTGGTCCGCTCGGCCGATGTGGACCTGCCGATCGAGAAGATCCACTCGGACATCCTGCTCGGCACCTCGCCGCTGGTCCTGCTCCTGGTGAAGCGCTTCGCGGACGACGGGGCGGACGGCGGCCTGGCCGAGCTGCAGCGGACGATCGCCGACCACCGGGCCCTCGTGCGTGCCGCTCTCGACGGCGTGCCCGACATCGCCTTCGTCGACGAACACGCCCGGGCCAGCGTGGAGCGCCTGCACGTGGGCTCGCGGCTGGGCATGGACGTCTGGTCGGCGGTCCGCTCCCAGAGCCTCTACGTGCTGCCCTGCCAGAAGTTCCACTGGGCGAGGCCGCAGGAGGGCGAGCGGATGCTGCGCCTGGCCCTCTCGCGCAACCCGTCCACCCTGCTCGCGGGCGCGCGGGTGCTGCGCTCGGCCCTGCTGGACACGTCGGAGCTGCAGGGCTGA
- a CDS encoding polyprenol monophosphomannose synthase codes for MAVVSPKTVVVVPTYNERDNLPVLAGLLADLPVPNLHLLVVDDDSPDGTGEVADKLAADAPDTVGVLHRRTKDGLGRAYLAGMARALDEGADVVVQMDADLSHPASAIPVMLDTLLTEDAAAVIGSRYVAGGSTASEWPRSRRALSAWANVYVNAILRLGLKDATAGFKAWRAETLRALDLDSVHSNGYSFQVEMNHRAVRRGFTLLEVPIHFEERGQGTSKMDLGVQLESALTPWRLRFGGGQGRDLTVRGHVRGGREEGGSGGPARVSPR; via the coding sequence ATGGCCGTCGTGTCCCCGAAGACCGTTGTCGTCGTGCCGACCTACAACGAGCGGGACAACCTGCCCGTGCTGGCCGGTCTGCTCGCGGACCTGCCGGTGCCGAACCTGCATCTGCTCGTGGTCGACGACGACTCGCCCGACGGCACCGGCGAGGTCGCGGACAAGCTCGCCGCCGACGCGCCGGACACCGTCGGCGTGCTGCACCGCCGCACCAAGGACGGACTCGGCCGCGCCTACCTCGCCGGAATGGCCCGTGCGCTGGACGAGGGTGCCGACGTCGTGGTCCAGATGGACGCCGACCTCTCGCACCCGGCCTCGGCGATCCCCGTCATGCTCGACACGCTGCTGACGGAGGACGCCGCCGCCGTGATCGGTTCGCGCTACGTGGCCGGCGGCTCGACCGCCTCCGAGTGGCCCCGGTCCCGCAGGGCGCTGTCGGCCTGGGCCAACGTCTACGTGAACGCGATCCTGCGGCTGGGCCTGAAGGACGCCACCGCCGGGTTCAAGGCATGGCGGGCCGAGACACTGCGCGCGCTCGACCTGGACTCCGTGCACAGCAACGGGTACTCCTTCCAGGTCGAGATGAACCACCGGGCCGTCAGGCGGGGGTTCACCCTCCTCGAAGTGCCGATCCACTTCGAGGAGCGCGGGCAGGGCACGTCGAAGATGGATCTGGGGGTACAGCTCGAATCCGCCCTCACCCCGTGGAGGCTGCGCTTCGGCGGCGGGCAGGGCCGGGACCTCACGGTCCGAGGTCACGTCCGAGGCGGTCGGGAGGAGGGTGGGAGCGGCGGGCCCGCGCGGGTCAGTCCGAGGTGA
- a CDS encoding alpha/beta fold hydrolase: protein MGVATVGGVRLHYDDIAGPAGGEPVVLVMGAGGRGRAWHLHQVPALVAAGHRVITYDSRGVPPSDPGEAGLTVGDLAADLAALVEHLDAGPCRLVGTSLGAHVVEELLLTRPELATAAVLMATRGRNDRLRAAAARAEIELLDSGITLPRRYHAALQAIQNLSPHTLNDDIEVSDWLSVFEQSLSTGPGLRHQLAITPDPGRLAAYATITTPCLVLAFADDLVTPPHLVAEVAEAIPGAVHRLINRAGHYGYLERPEEVNRQILDFFRAVPARPLGGVPPVGSAGHPFARAGRAAPHARVTSP from the coding sequence ATGGGCGTCGCGACCGTCGGCGGCGTACGGCTGCACTACGACGACATCGCCGGCCCGGCGGGCGGGGAGCCGGTCGTCCTGGTCATGGGCGCGGGCGGTCGCGGGCGGGCGTGGCACCTCCACCAGGTACCGGCGCTCGTCGCGGCCGGCCATCGGGTGATCACGTACGACTCCCGGGGCGTGCCTCCCAGCGACCCCGGCGAGGCGGGTCTGACGGTCGGCGATCTCGCGGCCGACCTGGCGGCGCTCGTCGAGCACCTGGACGCCGGTCCCTGCCGACTGGTGGGGACCTCGCTCGGCGCGCACGTGGTGGAGGAACTGCTGCTGACCCGGCCCGAGTTGGCCACCGCCGCCGTGCTGATGGCCACCCGAGGCCGCAACGACCGACTGCGCGCGGCCGCCGCCCGGGCCGAGATCGAGCTGCTGGACTCCGGCATCACGCTGCCGCGGCGGTACCACGCGGCCCTGCAGGCGATCCAGAACCTGTCCCCGCACACCCTCAACGACGACATCGAGGTGTCCGACTGGCTGTCGGTGTTCGAGCAGTCGCTGTCCACCGGCCCGGGACTGCGGCACCAGCTCGCCATCACGCCGGACCCCGGCCGCCTCGCGGCCTACGCCACGATCACCACGCCGTGTCTGGTCCTGGCCTTCGCCGACGACCTGGTCACACCCCCGCACCTGGTCGCCGAGGTGGCCGAGGCCATCCCCGGCGCCGTCCACCGTCTGATCAACCGCGCGGGCCACTACGGGTATCTGGAGCGGCCGGAGGAGGTGAACCGCCAGATCCTCGATTTCTTCCGCGCCGTTCCGGCCCGCCCCCTCGGAGGTGTCCCACCGGTCGGGTCGGCAGGCCACCCCTTCGCCCGGGCGGGCCGTGCCGCGCCCCACGCCCGGGTCACCAGCCCCTGA
- a CDS encoding thymidine kinase yields MPELVFFSGTMDCGKSTLALQIAHNRDARGLQGVIFTRDDRAGEGKLSSRLGLVTEAVEAPRDMDLYAYLVTQLSQGGKADYVIVDEAQFLAPEQIDQLARIVDDLDLDVFAFGITTDFRTKLFPGSQRLIELADRIEQLQVEALCWCGARATHNARTVGGEMVVEGEQVVVGDVNRPAEEIGYEVLCRRHHRRRATSASARAGALSPDVLPVTSD; encoded by the coding sequence ATGCCCGAGCTGGTCTTCTTCTCCGGAACCATGGACTGCGGGAAGAGCACCCTGGCGCTCCAGATCGCCCACAACCGCGATGCGCGGGGGCTTCAGGGCGTGATCTTCACCCGCGACGACCGGGCGGGCGAGGGCAAGCTGTCCTCCCGGCTCGGCCTGGTGACGGAGGCGGTCGAGGCACCGCGGGACATGGACCTGTACGCGTACCTGGTCACCCAGCTCTCCCAGGGCGGCAAGGCCGACTACGTGATCGTGGACGAGGCCCAGTTCCTCGCCCCGGAGCAGATCGACCAGCTCGCCCGCATCGTCGACGACCTCGACCTGGACGTCTTCGCCTTCGGGATCACGACGGACTTCCGCACGAAGCTGTTCCCGGGCTCGCAGCGGCTGATCGAGCTGGCGGACCGGATCGAGCAGCTCCAGGTCGAGGCGCTGTGCTGGTGCGGTGCCCGCGCCACGCACAACGCCCGCACGGTGGGCGGCGAGATGGTCGTCGAGGGCGAGCAGGTCGTCGTCGGGGACGTGAACCGTCCGGCAGAGGAGATCGGCTACGAGGTCCTCTGCCGCCGCCACCACCGCCGCCGGGCCACCTCGGCCTCCGCCCGGGCGGGCGCCCTCTCGCCCGACGTGCTGCCGGTCACCTCGGACTGA
- a CDS encoding MbtH family protein has translation MTNPFDAPDATFKVLVNDEGQHSLWPAFAAVPEGWRIALADTDRATCLAYVEEHWTDMRPKSLADRMTAR, from the coding sequence ATGACCAATCCGTTCGACGCCCCCGACGCGACCTTCAAGGTGCTGGTCAACGACGAGGGGCAGCATTCGCTCTGGCCCGCCTTCGCCGCCGTTCCCGAGGGTTGGCGGATCGCGCTGGCCGACACGGACCGCGCGACCTGCCTCGCGTACGTCGAGGAGCACTGGACCGACATGCGTCCGAAGAGCCTGGCCGACCGCATGACCGCACGCTGA
- a CDS encoding aminotransferase class I/II-fold pyridoxal phosphate-dependent enzyme yields the protein MLRPHTAVPPLPHARWWRAGVVQAVSPPGVIDLEPGYLEPGLLPVDEVRPLYAEALAEFGPAALGYGANAGAEPLRALLAARHGCTAEEVMVTAGTSQALALLCTVLGRPGRSVLVERTCYDLGRKIMTDHGLRLREVDADGEGVRPEALDRSLSLFSSRGDEVAFVYLTPTFHNPTGTVAGEARRRELLAVAARHGVPIVEDDAYAELGLDRIALPPSLAALAGRRGVIRLGSFAKTLGPGLRLGWLEAEPDLIRTLTGRGQLVSGGALNHLTSLAVTMLMGDGRYDRRLSWLREGLRLRRDTLVAALRVGLGESVTVDCPAGGFFLWLDFGPRRGEASLLAAAGRAGVAVAPGSRYGSAAGTHLRLAYSLNSPDRLAEAAARLVAAWRNEETPR from the coding sequence ATGCTTCGACCGCATACGGCGGTCCCGCCGCTCCCGCACGCCCGCTGGTGGCGTGCGGGGGTGGTGCAGGCCGTCTCCCCGCCCGGCGTCATCGACCTGGAGCCCGGCTACCTCGAACCGGGCCTGCTGCCGGTCGACGAGGTGCGTCCGCTCTACGCGGAGGCCCTCGCCGAGTTCGGCCCCGCCGCGCTCGGTTACGGTGCCAACGCCGGAGCCGAGCCGCTGCGCGCCCTGCTGGCCGCCCGTCACGGCTGCACGGCCGAGGAGGTCATGGTCACCGCCGGCACCTCGCAGGCGCTGGCCCTGTTGTGCACCGTCCTCGGCCGGCCCGGCCGGTCCGTCCTGGTCGAACGCACCTGTTACGACCTGGGCCGGAAGATCATGACCGACCACGGTCTGCGCCTGCGCGAGGTGGACGCGGACGGTGAGGGCGTACGGCCCGAGGCCCTGGACCGGTCCCTGTCCCTGTTCTCGTCCCGGGGCGACGAGGTGGCGTTCGTCTACCTGACGCCGACGTTCCACAACCCGACCGGCACGGTCGCGGGCGAGGCGCGCCGCCGGGAGCTGCTCGCCGTCGCCGCCCGGCACGGCGTGCCGATCGTGGAAGACGACGCGTACGCGGAGTTGGGCCTGGACCGCATCGCCCTGCCGCCCTCGCTCGCCGCGCTGGCCGGACGGCGGGGCGTGATCCGGCTCGGCTCGTTCGCCAAGACACTCGGACCGGGCCTGCGGCTGGGCTGGCTGGAGGCCGAACCGGACCTGATCAGGACGCTGACCGGCCGTGGTCAGCTGGTCAGTGGCGGAGCGCTCAACCATCTGACCTCCCTGGCCGTGACCATGCTCATGGGGGACGGCCGCTACGACCGGCGCCTCTCCTGGCTGCGCGAGGGACTCCGACTGCGACGCGACACCCTCGTGGCGGCCCTGCGGGTCGGCCTGGGCGAGTCGGTGACCGTCGACTGTCCGGCCGGCGGTTTCTTCCTCTGGCTGGACTTCGGCCCGCGACGCGGCGAGGCGTCGTTGCTCGCCGCGGCCGGCCGGGCGGGTGTCGCGGTGGCACCGGGCTCCCGCTACGGCAGCGCGGCCGGCACCCATCTGCGGCTCGCGTACAGCCTCAACTCCCCCGACCGTCTGGCGGAGGCCGCCGCGCGGCTCGTCGCCGCCTGGAGAAACGAGGAGACCCCTCGATGA